TGCCAAAGGGCTGTTCAAGGGCGATTTTGGTGGGTTTAAAGGCAGCCAGTTGTCTGGCAAAGGCTTCAAGTTCCTTTTGCCGTTTCGGGGTTGAAACATCGTCGGCCTGGGCATTGGCAATGTCCAGATTGGGGTTTCCCATATGGTACGTGCCCAACACCATCACCGCTGGTTTCGGTGTTGCGGGTTTTGTTTTTTGGTTGGTGGCTGGTTCGGCAAGCAATGGAAAGGCTGACAGACAAGAAATAACTGTCAGCACACACATTTTCAAAAAAGCGCCATGAAAAATTGGTCGCATACGATTCCTTTCACGTGAAGCTGGGTGTTGAGAAGATTTCTGTTATTGGACGGTGCGTTTTCAGACCGGTTATGGCAATCTATCTATCTTTTACCACAGATAACCGTCTGCTCAAATCGCGCGCACATAACGATAATGGGAGGAACAAGGTTTTGCGAAAGGTACGTGTGTTTGTACTGGCTGCTCTCTTTCTGTGTGTCTCAGGACCAGGCTGGGCACAATCCAAATCAAATCCGGTTGATAAATTCCGCCAGCTCGAAGAAATTCTGCCAACCCCCAATGAATACCGAACGGCTTCGGGGGCACCCGGCCACCGGTACTGGCAGCAACGGGCGGATTACACGATCAAGGTCGAATTGGACGACACCAATCAGCGCCTCAGCGGGACGGAGACCATCACCTACACCAATAACTCACCTGATCCGTTGAACTATCTCTGGTTGCAACTCGATCAAAACATTTTTGCCAAAGGGTCGGACGCGGGCCTGACCCGCTCACCCAAAATAGACGAACGCGAGCCATTCAACACGCTTGAACGGCTGCTCACGGCTCAGAACTTCGATGGAAAATGCAACATTACGTCCGTCAAAGATATTCGCGGCACAAACCTGCCGTTTACGGTCGTGAAAACCATGATGCGGGTTGACTTAAAGACGCCGCTCAAATCGGGTGATTCATTCACATTTTCAGTGGATTGGAATCACAACATCAATAACCAGAGGCTGTTAGGCGGACGCGGCGGATACGAGTTCTTTCCGAAAGATGGAAATTATCTCTATGAAATCGCCCAGTGGTTCCCGCGCATGGCTGCCTATAACGATGTTTCCGGCTGGCAGCACAAGCAATATCTCGGAGCGGGCGAATTTACGCTGGAATTTGGAAACTACAAAGTCAGCATCACCGTGCCCGATGACCACGTCGTGGCGGCAACGGGTGTGCTCCAAAACCCGCTGGACGTCCTGACCAAAGCCCAACGCGACCGGTGGGAACAGGCCAAAACTGCGAAATCCCCGGTGTTTATCGTCACACCTGACGAAGCCAAAGCCAACGAATCCAACAAACCCAAAGGCAAGAAGACCTGGGTGTTTGCGGCGGAAAACGTGCGTGATTTTGCCTTTGCCTCTTCGCGAAAATTTGTCTGGGATGCCCAGCAACATACGGTCGAAGGCAATAAAGTGATGGCGATGTCTTTTTATCCGAAAGAAGGCATGCCGCTGTGGGATAAATATTCGACCCAGGCGATTATCCACACGCTCAATGTGTATTCGCGATATTCGTTTGGCTATCCGTATCCAACCGCGATTTCGGTCAATGGTCCAGTGGGCGGGATGGAATATCCGATGATTTGCTTTAATGGCCCACGTCCCGAAGAAGACGGCACCTATTCCAAGATGACCAAATATGGGCTGATTTCAGTCGTCATCCACGAAGTCGGGCACAACTTCTTTCCAATGATTGTCAATTCCGACGAACGCCAGTGGACCTGGATGGACGAAGGACTCAACACCTTCCTGCAGTATCTGTCCCAGCAGGAATGGGAAGACAATTATCCAGTTGGCCGTGGCGAACCCTTTACGATCATTGATTATATGACCAGTTCGGAACAGGTTCCGATTATGACCAATTCGGAATCGCTGCTCCAGTTTGGCAACAATGCCTACGCCAAACCCGCCACGGCGCTCAACATCCTGCGGGAAACAGTGCTTGGGCGCGAACTCTTTGACTTTGCGTTTCGCGAATATTCACGTCGTTGGAAATTTAAGCGACCAATGCCGGCTGATTTCTTCCGCACGATGGAAGATGCCTCAGGTGTTGACCTTGACTGGTTCTGGCGTGGATGGTTTTACACCACGGATCACACCGATATTTCCATTGAAAATGTCAAATGGATGACCGTCAACACCCAGAATCCAGACGTCGAAAAACCACTCCGTAAACAGGAACGCGAAAGCCAGCCTGAAACCCTCTCCAAAACGCGCAACAAGGCGTTACCCAAACGGGTTGATCAAATTCCATCGCTCAAAGACTTTTACAATGAATATGATGACCTGAAAATCACCGACCGGGACCGCAAAGAATACGCCGAGCTGGTCAAAATGCTTTCGGACCGCGAAAAGGAACTGCTCAACTCCGGGTATAATTTCTATCAGGTCGAATTTAAGAATATTGGCGGGTTGGTAATGCCAGTGATTCTCCAGATTGACTATATGGATGGGACCAGCGAAGAACTCCGCCTCCCAGCCGAAATCTGGCGCTATAACAACACAACGACCTACAAATTGATTCTGACGAAGAAGGAAATCAAATCGCTGACGCTTGATCCACACCTGGAAACAGCCGATGCCGATTTGACCAACAACTATTTCCCTCCGCGACCAGTGAAATCACGCTTTGAATTGTTTAAGGAAAAGCGTGAACGGCCCAACCCGATGCGGATTGAAATGCTGGAACGCAAACAGGGGAACGGGACCGATGATCCCAAGAAACCTGCCGAGCCAGCCAAAACTCCCGAGGCACCGCCGAAGGGGAAGTAATTGTGGTGAGGGTTTGGGGCTTGGGGCTCAGGGTTCAGGGTTTGAAAAAGACTAAAAGGACATAAAGGACAAAAAGGACATAAATTCGAAAACCCCGAACCCCGAACCCCGAACCCCGAACCCCGAACCCCGAACCCCGAACCCCGAACCCCGAACCCCGAACCCCGAACCCCGAACCCCGAACCCCGAACCGTCACAGGCCGCCGGAATTTCAATCACATAATCAGCCAGCTCTGCGGCGTGTGAATCACCTTCGGTGACTATGGCAATGAGAATTCCTTCGCGTGCTTTCACTTCCTGCATATTTGACAGGGTTTTTTCATACCGCAATTCAGATGCACGGGAACCTGGTTCATAGGGGGTGATAAACACCACCGGCAACCGGTCGTCAATCAAGGCATTGGGGCCGTGTTTCATTTCTCCTGCCGGGTAGCCTTCGGCGTGGATGTAGCTAATTTCCTTGAGCTTCAAAGCGCCTTCCAGGGCAATTGGAAAAAAGATTCCACGTCCCAGATACAAAAAATCCTGGCTTCGGAAAATGACTTTGCCCAATTCATCAATCTGGGTGTCCAGGTTAAGGACCGATTCCATTTTCATCGGCAACTGGAGTAATTGTTCAATATGGAATCGGAGGGCATCCTGGTCGAGCGTGCCGCGTTCCTGGGCCAAATAGAGTGCCAGTAAATACAGAGCGGTCACTTGCGAAGTAAATGCCTTGGTGGAGGCAACTGAGATTTCAGGTCCTGCCTGAGTCAAAATCGTGGCGTCAGCTTCGCGGGTTGCCATTGACCCAAGGACGTTACACACGGCAATCACGCGACTGTTTTTGGATTTGGCCTCGCGGAGCGCAGCCACCGTATCAGCCGTTTCACCGGACTGGGTCACGACAATCGTCAAAGTTGTCTGGTCAAGCAACGGATCCCGATAGCGAAACTCGCTGGCGTAATCAACTTCGACTGGAACACGAGCGAGTTCTTCGATGAAATACTTACCCACCATCGCCGCGTGCCAGCTCGTGCCACAGGCCGCGATTTTGATACTGGAAAAGTTCCGCCACTCACTGGGGCGAAAATCAATGTTATCAAGATAAACATGGCCTTCTTCAACTGATACCCGCCCGAGTAATGTGTCGCGGATGGACCGTGGCTGCTCATAAATTTCCTTGAGCATGAAATGACGGAACCCGCCTTTTTCAACCATGTGAGCGTCCCACATAATCCGGTGGATATTGGGGGACTGCGGGATGCCTTCAAAATCGGTCACCAGAACGCCAGAGCGGGTCAAAACCGCCATTTCCTGGTCCGCCAGAAAAAACATATCGCGGGTATGTTCCAAAATCGCGGGTATGTCGGACGCGATGAAATATTCGTTGTTTCCCAAACCAATGACAATCGGTGGGCCAAGCCGGGCGGTTACAATTTTGTCAGGCTCGTCAGCCGACATCACCGCAATGGCATAAATGCCTTGAAATTCAGCCACCGCCTGGCGCACGGCTTCTTCCAGGGATTCGGATTGATCACGGAGTTTCCCGATCAAGTGGGCAATCACTTCAGTGTCAGTCTGTGTTACAAACACGTGCCCATCACTGAGGAGTTGTTGTTTTAATTGGGCATGATTTTCAATCACGCCATTGTGAACCACCACAATTCGACCGCTCGCATCGCGGTGTGGATGGGCATTTTGTTCCGATGGTCGGCCATGGGTTGCCCATCGGGTATGTCCCACGCCATAGGTGCCATCAATGGGTTGTAATTTCAGGTTGGTTTCGAGGTTTCTGAGTTTTCCCGGAGCACGTCGGACAAACAGGTTTCCGTGATCAACCACGGCAATTCCTGCTGAATCATATCCACGATATTCAAGTTTTCTGAGGCCATCCATTAACACTGGAACGACATGCTTTTCACCAACATATCCCACGATTCCACACATACTGATTCTCCCCTTGGTCTTCCATTCAATAAAGCGGATTTTCTTTTCTGGTGAAAGAGGTTGTTTGGAGACTGGCACCTTATCACTTTTTTCTTTCCAGGCAACAGAATTCCATAAAAGATCTGTTTTTCCAGTGAGATACAAGAAAAAGAATGTTTAACTTCAATACTTATTTTCAGTGAAAGCACCCATTCAAATTTGTTCGCTTCCGCCTGTCAAAAATAAACGACTTCGAGCGTGTTGTTTCCAACCGGCTGCTGCATCTGCTTATGTGCCGCACGTTTGATAATTTCAATGACTCGCTGCTGGTCTTCAAACGTCAAATTGGGCGAACTAGGCAGACAAATCCCGCGACGAAACAGGCGTTCGGCGACGTCACCGCCAAAGCGTTCGGCCCGGGCATAGAGTGGTTGGAGGTGCATCGGCTTCCAGATTGGGCGAGACTCAATATCTTCACGCGCCAGCACGTCAATGACTTCATCCCGACTACATCCAAACTGGTCTTCGTCAATCAAAAAACAACTGAGCCAGTTGGTATGAAACCCATATTCAGCCTGAGGCATGAATTCAATTCCGGGTAAATCCTGAAAGGCGCGCTGGTATCGAAAAGCCACCTGGCGTCGCCGGTCAATTAATTCATCAACAATCTCTAACTGTCCGCGACCAATACCGGCCAAAATGTTGCTCATTCGAAAATTGTAGCCCATCTCGGAATGTTCATACGCAATCCCCGCATCACGGGCTTGAGTTGACCAAAACCGGGCTTTGTCAACCAGGGCAGGATCTTTGGCGGTGAGCATTCCCCCGCCGCTGGTGGTCATAATTTTGTTTCCATTAAAGGAAAATGCCGCAACATCTCCGAAGGTTCCGGCAGGTTTTCCCCGGTAGAGCGTTCCAACTGCCTCAGCCGCATCCTCTAAAACGGGAACGTCATATTTATGACACATCTCCACAATTGGATCCATATCGGCTGACTGCCCAAACAGATGGACCACAATGACGGCTTTGGGCAGGCGGTTGATTTTAGCTCGTTCACCAAGGGCCTCTGAGAGTATCTGTGGATCTAAATTCCAGCTTCGGGTTTCACTGTCCAAAAAAACTGGTTTGGCACCGAGGTACAGCACGGGATTGGCTGTGGCCACAAAGGTCAAAGTGGGACAAAAAACCTCGTCCCCGGGCCCAACACCAAGCAGCCGTAAACCTAATTGAAGCGCAGCGGTTCCGCTGGAGAGTGCAACGCACGATTGCCCGATCCGGTCGGAGAAATCAGCTTCAAAGGCGGTGATATTTGGGCCGACGGTTGAGATCCAGTTTGTGTCAAAAGCTTCCTGAATGTATTGGAGTTCACGACCACCCATGGTTGGAACGGAAAGATAAATGCGGGACATACGACTCATCCTTTTTCAACGTGCTCCGGCAAGCTGAAGCACAGAGGTTTGATTTCAACGGAATCAGCGGAAACAAAGTGAAATCAACTATTAAGGACTGAGTGAAGCGGATGGGAGTGGTCGAAGATGCGGAAGTGGTGGCTGAGGTTTTGAGAGAGGATAGGCGGGGACGCCAACGACGGTGATCCCTTCAGGTACGGATTTCGTCACGACGGCTCCTGCTCCAATCGTGGCGCCCGCCTCTATTCTGAGATACTGCAATACCTGTGCCCCAACTCCGACAAGAACGCCATCACCAATCAAAACACCGCCGGAAATGTTGACAGAAGGGTTTAAAAGGCAGCCTTTTCCAATTTTTGATTCGTGTCCAATCGTGCATCCATTGCTGATCATTGAAAAATCACCGATCTGTAAATTGACTGTTCCCAGCACATTAGCAAACCAGAGAACCCCACGCCCCAACTGGCAGGTATCTTCGTCATAGCGTCCGGTTGGATGGACCAATGTCGGCCACTCCAGATTTGGGTATCGAGCAGCCAGTTCCTGTCCAATTCGCAGTCGAACTGACGGAGTTCCGATGCCAAGTGCCAAGGCTGCGACACTTGAGGCATTTTTTTCGAGCCAGGAGAAATCACCCAGCACCTGATCCCGGCTGTCACGGTCGCCCAGGCGCGCGAGATCACTCACCAGATACCCGGCAAACTCATATATCGGGTGGATGCGGTTGATTTCTTTAATTAACCAGGTGACCTCGCGGGCACACCCACCCGCGCCAATAATTGCAATTCGTTTGCGTTCCATTGCAGATTCCTTTCTGGCAAAGGCCATCGCGGCTTAAAAATTACTGAAGTACATCCACCTGAGAACTTCCGCGAAAAACCGTGGCAGTTGCATTTCCTGGCTGGCTGATTCCTTCACGTCTGACAACTTTGACCAGCGTCAGAAAAATGATTCGCAGGTCGAGCCAGATGGACCAGTGTTTGACATACCAGACATCGAGATCAAATTTGGCTTCCCAGGAAAGCAGGTTGCGGCCATTGATTTGAGCCCAACCGGTAATTCCTGGCTGGACAAGATGCCGCTGGTTTTGTTCTGCGGTATAGAGTGGAAGGTACTCCATCAACAATGGTCGCGGGCCAACCAGACTCATGTCCCCTTTGAAGACATTGATCAACTCGGGTAATTCATCAAGACTGGTGCTGCGCAGCCACTGTCCGAATTTCGTCAGTCGGAGTTCATCTGGCAATAATTCGCCATTTTGGTTACAAACACTGGTCATGGTTCGAAATTTCATCAGTTCAAATGGTTTGCCACTCAGACCCGGTCGGTGCTGGCGAAAAAGAACCGGCCCGCCGAGTTTATATCGAATGAGGCAGGCCAGGCCGAGTAGAAGTGGAGATAACACCACCAACGCTGTACCCGCCAGTACGACATCAAACCCTCGTTTTGTGGTTTGTTTGATCAATTCCTGGTTCATATAACCTCAAAAGTAAAACTGGGGCAGAATGGATGTTTTTCAAAGGGTTGTGGCAGTCTTGTTTGGGAAATTTGTTATTACAATAATTCTATTTTCTGAGCCTCATCAGGCTGTGGCTTTACATCTAAAATTATTTCTTTAAACGGGTTAGGGGAAATATCCATTTATTGAAAACTTCTTTCTTCAGCGTACTTAGTTCCAATCAAACCTCACATTTGCATTCAATCACTTGTCAACTGTAAACCATCTAGTGCATCCTTCGTGCCACAACCAGGCATTTTGATGTTTCAGCATTGAATTATTTTTGCTGGAACGACTTCTGATGGCTGGCGTGGTATTCCCAATCAACACCCTTTACCCGCTCATACTTAGCCATTTCCACTGTACTGACAGGTAACACAAGGAGGATCTTGTGAAAAAATTCGTATTTTTTCTTCTCGCGCTTGGACTGATTTTCGGTTCAACCCAACTGGCATCAGCCCAAAAAACAACGGAACTCAAAGGAACCGTCGTGAGTGCCAGCCAGAAACCATTGACCAAAGCCCATGTTCGCTTATTTTCCCTGGTTGATTTGAAAAAACCCCTGGCTGAAGTCCAGGTTTCCAGCGATGGCAGTTTCAAGTTGCCAGCGCCTGGCACTGGCTGGTTCACTGTCGAATGCACCGGCGTTGATCATAAACGCCTTCTGTTCACGCTGCTGGTTGATCAACCTCAGCCAATTACGGTTTCGGTGAAGCTTAAAACCAATCAGTATGTTGACGACTACTCCAAACTCAAGGTGATTACCGATTTGGACAATTTCTCACCCAAGGGTGCCAAATCACTCGAAAAGCAAGCCGATGGGACCTATGCCGTCGAATTTGAAACAACAAAAGACAAAGTTGCTTACCAGATTGCTGGATTGGAAACCCAGGGGGGGACCATCAACGGCACCAACTCTGACGAATTTGAATATGACGGAGATGGTGATTACCGGTCAGTGGTCAAAGCCCAAAATGGAAAAGTCCATATTGTCTTTGATCCAACCAAACTAAACCGCCTGGCGGAACCAGCCTCAGTTGTGTTTGCAGATAAATCGTCCTCGGCTGGCAAAATTGGCGAGTTGTATGCCGGATCCAAACGGCGGGAGGAAGCATTTCAGACAGCCTTCCAGGCTAAAATCAAAACCAAACCTGACATCAAAGAGATGCAAGCCTTTTTCAAAGCCTATGATGAATCTGACGTCCTACCGGGTCTGGTACAGAGTATCGAATCTGAAAAAAATGCATCGGTTCGTCAATATGCCATGATCACGTACTTGATTGTAAAATCAGAGAAAAAAGATAAGGCCATTGCCCAAAAAGCCCTGGAAGAAATTCCGGTAAGTTCTGATCTATGGGCCAGCAATCCATTTCTGATGATGACTGCGATTGACCTGGCTGGCTGGAAAGACCGCAAAGAACAATACATCCAGGCAATTGTGGAAAAGGGTGCCAGTTCTAACTTTAAGGCCACGGCTCTGTTTTCGGGCCTCTCTGAGGCGGATGAAACCGAAAATGAACCGCTGATTCGTCACTATTATGACCGACTTATGAAAGATTTTGGCGATACCCAAATGGCTCAAATGGCCAAAATGCGGTTCAACCCGGATCGAAAAGTCAAAGCCGGTCAACTGTTACCAGCATTTCAGGTCAAAGACATCGAAAATCAGCAGGTGTCTTACTCAAACAATTCCATCAAAGGCAAAATTTACCTGATTGATTTTTGGGCTGTCTGGTGCGGCCCCTGTGTTGGAGAAATGGAAAACCTGCACAAAGCCTATGACAAATTCAAAGGGAATAACTTTGAAATCCTGAGCCTTTCCTTTGATCAGAAACCAGAGGACGTCAAAAAATTCCGTGAAGAAAAATGGAAAATGCCCTGGAAACACGCTTTTATCGAGGGCAACTTCCAAAGCGAGTTAGCCAAATTGTTTGAAGTCAACGGGATCCCAAAACCAATCCTGGTTGATGAAAATGGCAAAATCATTGCAATTGAAGGCAAACTCCGGGGTGAAACACTTGAACAGACGTTAGGCAAAGTCTTTGCTGACCGACAGAATGCTCCGAAGTAGGGCTGAAGACTCGCAAGCTCGGGGCTGAAGAAGTCGGGCTCAAGGTATGGAACCTGTTTTCTCCAGCCCACAGTCTTCAGCCCCACGCCCTGAGCCCGAGTATTTAGAGCTACGCTTCATTAAATCCCATTGACATCCTTCCCGCAATAAATTGTGGGGATTCCCTTGTGTGACAACTCAATGCCGTTACTGACACAAAGGAACGGGGCCACCACTGAAGGATTCCCCAGGTTCACGCTTCATTGGGATCTCCATAGTTCCCTCCACGTGCCACTTCACGGCAAGCCCTGCCGCTGTCGAACCAAACTCTTTCCACATCGTGTCTTTGGATTGCAAAGAGGCAACGCACATGGAAACACCTGGTAATATTACTGTGATTTTAGGAAGCTGGCAATACGAAAATTCGGACGGCATTCATCCTCGGAATGAATTCCGAGGTTTTCTGCCAGTAATCTATAAATATCAGCAATTTGCGGCGCCGTGTTGTCAATGCTCAACAGCTCTCGGGCCAGGTCCTGGCCCTGGAGCGCCCTTCGTCTGGCTTTATCTGGATTTTCCAAAACGTCGAGAATCGCACAGGCCAGCCAGGGCGGGTTTTTTGGGGGCACCAACCATCCGGTTTTTCCAGGAATAACCAGATCCGGAAAGCCTCCCACATCGGTGGCAATCGTGGGAACACCCAACATCAACGATTCAGCGGCCCCGCCGACGTTTTCCGAATGTGACGGATGAACTGCCACGTCAAAATCTGGATAGAGTTCGGCAACATCAGATCGGTTTCCAAGAAAAATGGCTTTATTCCCCAGTTTCTTCCGCCCATACGCCTGCACTTTGGCGGCGTAGGCATCAGCCCCAGCCCAGGCCCCGCCGACAAACACTCCGACCAGATCTGGGTTGCTTTCAAGACAGAGTGCCAGGGCATCAATCAAATCTTCATGCCCTTTGAGCCCGCGTGTTTGACCGACATACCATTTCGGCCCATAACAATAAGCCACCATGCCCACAATTTTGGTAGTTTCAGATAAACCCAATTCCTGCCGGAGTTTCCCGGTTTTTTGGGGCACAGTGTGATCAATATCGGTTCCGTAATAAGACAAAAATAACCGGTTTGGATCAATTCCCGATTGTTGATAGCGTTGGCACGTCCACGTACAGGAACCAATCCACACATCAGATGGACCGGCTGTCAGAATTTCGGCAGTTCGGAAAAACGGATGTTCTAAATGGAGCGGCCCTGGAACCTGAAAAATCCGAATTGGAGTTGAGGTTTTTCCCAAGGCCAGCCGCATCGTGAGCGTTGTCCCGACAAAATGGCTATGGATGATATCAGGGTTGATCTGGTCAACCAGGCGGCGAAACTCCCTGGCCATGGCTGGGAACCGATGTGGTTTTCGGATTGGGAAATCAGTTTGCAGATCGTGGACAGTGACCCCAGCCAGCCGATATTTTT
This window of the Acidobacteriota bacterium genome carries:
- a CDS encoding glycosyltransferase family 4 protein, yielding MRVLQLVKTSVGAAWALCQMRELVRLGMDVHVALPFDDPNFSYGGPMVEKYRLAGVTVHDLQTDFPIRKPHRFPAMAREFRRLVDQINPDIIHSHFVGTTLTMRLALGKTSTPIRIFQVPGPLHLEHPFFRTAEILTAGPSDVWIGSCTWTCQRYQQSGIDPNRLFLSYYGTDIDHTVPQKTGKLRQELGLSETTKIVGMVAYCYGPKWYVGQTRGLKGHEDLIDALALCLESNPDLVGVFVGGAWAGADAYAAKVQAYGRKKLGNKAIFLGNRSDVAELYPDFDVAVHPSHSENVGGAAESLMLGVPTIATDVGGFPDLVIPGKTGWLVPPKNPPWLACAILDVLENPDKARRRALQGQDLARELLSIDNTAPQIADIYRLLAENLGIHSEDECRPNFRIASFLKSQ
- a CDS encoding DegT/DnrJ/EryC1/StrS family aminotransferase, with amino-acid sequence MSRIYLSVPTMGGRELQYIQEAFDTNWISTVGPNITAFEADFSDRIGQSCVALSSGTAALQLGLRLLGVGPGDEVFCPTLTFVATANPVLYLGAKPVFLDSETRSWNLDPQILSEALGERAKINRLPKAVIVVHLFGQSADMDPIVEMCHKYDVPVLEDAAEAVGTLYRGKPAGTFGDVAAFSFNGNKIMTTSGGGMLTAKDPALVDKARFWSTQARDAGIAYEHSEMGYNFRMSNILAGIGRGQLEIVDELIDRRRQVAFRYQRAFQDLPGIEFMPQAEYGFHTNWLSCFLIDEDQFGCSRDEVIDVLAREDIESRPIWKPMHLQPLYARAERFGGDVAERLFRRGICLPSSPNLTFEDQQRVIEIIKRAAHKQMQQPVGNNTLEVVYF
- a CDS encoding sugar transferase, translated to MNQELIKQTTKRGFDVVLAGTALVVLSPLLLGLACLIRYKLGGPVLFRQHRPGLSGKPFELMKFRTMTSVCNQNGELLPDELRLTKFGQWLRSTSLDELPELINVFKGDMSLVGPRPLLMEYLPLYTAEQNQRHLVQPGITGWAQINGRNLLSWEAKFDLDVWYVKHWSIWLDLRIIFLTLVKVVRREGISQPGNATATVFRGSSQVDVLQ
- a CDS encoding M1 family metallopeptidase translates to MAIYLSFTTDNRLLKSRAHNDNGRNKVLRKVRVFVLAALFLCVSGPGWAQSKSNPVDKFRQLEEILPTPNEYRTASGAPGHRYWQQRADYTIKVELDDTNQRLSGTETITYTNNSPDPLNYLWLQLDQNIFAKGSDAGLTRSPKIDEREPFNTLERLLTAQNFDGKCNITSVKDIRGTNLPFTVVKTMMRVDLKTPLKSGDSFTFSVDWNHNINNQRLLGGRGGYEFFPKDGNYLYEIAQWFPRMAAYNDVSGWQHKQYLGAGEFTLEFGNYKVSITVPDDHVVAATGVLQNPLDVLTKAQRDRWEQAKTAKSPVFIVTPDEAKANESNKPKGKKTWVFAAENVRDFAFASSRKFVWDAQQHTVEGNKVMAMSFYPKEGMPLWDKYSTQAIIHTLNVYSRYSFGYPYPTAISVNGPVGGMEYPMICFNGPRPEEDGTYSKMTKYGLISVVIHEVGHNFFPMIVNSDERQWTWMDEGLNTFLQYLSQQEWEDNYPVGRGEPFTIIDYMTSSEQVPIMTNSESLLQFGNNAYAKPATALNILRETVLGRELFDFAFREYSRRWKFKRPMPADFFRTMEDASGVDLDWFWRGWFYTTDHTDISIENVKWMTVNTQNPDVEKPLRKQERESQPETLSKTRNKALPKRVDQIPSLKDFYNEYDDLKITDRDRKEYAELVKMLSDREKELLNSGYNFYQVEFKNIGGLVMPVILQIDYMDGTSEELRLPAEIWRYNNTTTYKLILTKKEIKSLTLDPHLETADADLTNNYFPPRPVKSRFELFKEKRERPNPMRIEMLERKQGNGTDDPKKPAEPAKTPEAPPKGK
- a CDS encoding redoxin domain-containing protein, giving the protein MKKFVFFLLALGLIFGSTQLASAQKTTELKGTVVSASQKPLTKAHVRLFSLVDLKKPLAEVQVSSDGSFKLPAPGTGWFTVECTGVDHKRLLFTLLVDQPQPITVSVKLKTNQYVDDYSKLKVITDLDNFSPKGAKSLEKQADGTYAVEFETTKDKVAYQIAGLETQGGTINGTNSDEFEYDGDGDYRSVVKAQNGKVHIVFDPTKLNRLAEPASVVFADKSSSAGKIGELYAGSKRREEAFQTAFQAKIKTKPDIKEMQAFFKAYDESDVLPGLVQSIESEKNASVRQYAMITYLIVKSEKKDKAIAQKALEEIPVSSDLWASNPFLMMTAIDLAGWKDRKEQYIQAIVEKGASSNFKATALFSGLSEADETENEPLIRHYYDRLMKDFGDTQMAQMAKMRFNPDRKVKAGQLLPAFQVKDIENQQVSYSNNSIKGKIYLIDFWAVWCGPCVGEMENLHKAYDKFKGNNFEILSLSFDQKPEDVKKFREEKWKMPWKHAFIEGNFQSELAKLFEVNGIPKPILVDENGKIIAIEGKLRGETLEQTLGKVFADRQNAPK
- the glmS gene encoding glutamine--fructose-6-phosphate transaminase (isomerizing) — its product is MCGIVGYVGEKHVVPVLMDGLRKLEYRGYDSAGIAVVDHGNLFVRRAPGKLRNLETNLKLQPIDGTYGVGHTRWATHGRPSEQNAHPHRDASGRIVVVHNGVIENHAQLKQQLLSDGHVFVTQTDTEVIAHLIGKLRDQSESLEEAVRQAVAEFQGIYAIAVMSADEPDKIVTARLGPPIVIGLGNNEYFIASDIPAILEHTRDMFFLADQEMAVLTRSGVLVTDFEGIPQSPNIHRIMWDAHMVEKGGFRHFMLKEIYEQPRSIRDTLLGRVSVEEGHVYLDNIDFRPSEWRNFSSIKIAACGTSWHAAMVGKYFIEELARVPVEVDYASEFRYRDPLLDQTTLTIVVTQSGETADTVAALREAKSKNSRVIAVCNVLGSMATREADATILTQAGPEISVASTKAFTSQVTALYLLALYLAQERGTLDQDALRFHIEQLLQLPMKMESVLNLDTQIDELGKVIFRSQDFLYLGRGIFFPIALEGALKLKEISYIHAEGYPAGEMKHGPNALIDDRLPVVFITPYEPGSRASELRYEKTLSNMQEVKAREGILIAIVTEGDSHAAELADYVIEIPAACDGSGFGVRGSGFGVRGSGFGVRGSGFGVRGSGFGVFEFMSFLSFMSF